The Procambarus clarkii isolate CNS0578487 chromosome 39, FALCON_Pclarkii_2.0, whole genome shotgun sequence genome window below encodes:
- the LOC138372690 gene encoding uro-adherence factor A-like, which yields MELNKKLKDHYTLRAAITQEAAITQGAAITQGAAITQGAAISQEAAISQEATITQGATITQGATITQGAAITQEAAITQGITITQGAAITQGATITQEATITQGATITQGAAITQGATITQGAVITQEAAIIQGITITQGAAITPGATITQEATITQGATITQGAAITQEAAITQGATITQGAAITQEAANTQGAAITQGATITQEAAISQEATITQGATITQGATITQGAAITQGAAITQGATITQGAAITQEAAITQGITITQGAAITHGATITQEAAITQGITITQGAAITQGAAITQGEQPSLKEQLSLKEQPSLKEQPSLKEQPSLKEQLSLKEQPSLKEQLSLKEQPSLKEQLSLKEQPSLKEQPSLKGQPSLKEQPSLKGQPSLKEQSSLNEQSSVKGQPSLKEQPSLKGQPSLKEQLSLKEQPSLKEQLSLKVQPSLKEQPPLKEQPSLKEQPSLKEQPPLKEQPSLKEQPPLKEQPPLKEQPSLKEQPSLKEQPPLKEQPSLKEQPPLKEQPPLKEQPSLKEQPSLKEQLSLKEQPSLKEQPSLKEQPPLKESSHHSRSSHHSRGSHHSRSSHHSRGTHHSRSSHHSTSSHQSRGSHHSRSNHHSRGSHHSRSNYHSRSSHHSRNSYHSRYNHHSRSNHHSRSSHHSRSNHHSRSSHHSRSSHHSRSSHHSRSSHHSRSSHHSRSSHHSRSNHHSRSSHHSRSSHHSRSNHHSRSSHHSRSNHHSRSSHHSRSSHHSRSNHHSRSSHYSRSSHHSRSNHHSRSSHHSRSNHHSRSSHHSRSNHHSRSSHHSRSSHHSRSNHHSRSSHHSRSSHHSRSSHHSRSNHHSRSSHHSRSSHHSSVFIGHFLRRGATCCMGNSFSPPYQPTQALHPGEATPDQELEPNSIVS from the exons ATGGAATTGAACAAAAAG CTGAAAGATCATTACACCTTAA GAGCAGCCATCACTCAAGAAGCAGCTATCACTCAAGGAGCAGCTATCACTCAAGGAGCAGCCATCACTCAAGGAGCAGCTATCTCTCAAGAAGCAGCTATCTCTCAAGAAGCAACCATCACTCAAGGAGCAACTATCACTCAAGGAGCAACCATCACTCAAGGAGCAGCCATCACTCAAGAAGCAGCTATCACTCAAGGAATAACCATCACTCAAGGAGCAGCTATCACTCAAGGAGCAACCATCACTCAAGAAGCAACAATCACTCAAGGAGCAACCATCACTCAAGGAGCAGCTATCACTCAAGGAGCAACCATCACTCAAGGAGCAGTCATCACTCAAGAAGCAGCTATCATTCAAGGAATAACCATCACTCAAGGAGCAGCTATTACTCCAGGAGCAACCATCACTCAAGAAGCAACAATCACTCAAGGAGCAACCATCACTCAAGGAGCAGCTATCACTCAAGAAGCAGCCATCACTCAAGGAGCAACTATCACTCAAGGAGCAGCCATCACTCAAGAAGCAGCTAACACTCAAGGAGCAGCTATCACTCAAGGAGCAACCATCACTCAAGAAGCAGCTATCTCTCAAGAAGCAACCATCACTCAAGGAGCAACTATCACTCAAGGAGCAACCATCACTCAAGGAGCAGCTATCACTCAAGGAGCAGCTATCACTCAAGGAGCAACCATCACTCAAGGAGCAGCCATCACTCAAGAAGCAGCTATCACTCAAGGAATAACCATCACTCAAGGAGCAGCCATCACTCATGGAGCAACCATCACTCAAGAAGCAGCTATCACTCAAGGAATAACCATCACTCAAGGAGCAGCTATCACTCAAGGAGCAGCCATCACTCAAGGA GAACAACCATCACTCAAGGAGCAGCTATCACTCAAGGAGCAACCATCACTCAAGGAGCAGCCATCACTCAAGGAGCAGCCATCACTCAAGGAGCAACTATCACTCAAGGAGCAACCATCACTCAAGGAGCAGCTATCACTCAAGGAGCAGCCATCACTCAAGGAGCAGCTATCACTCAAGGAGCAGCCATCACTCAAGGAGCAGCCATCACTCAAGGGGCAGCCATCACTCAAGGAGCAGCCATCACTCAAGGGGCAGCCATCACTCAAGGAGCAGTCATCACTCAACGAGCAGTCATCAGTCAAGGGGCAGCCATCACTCAAGGAGCAACCATCACTCAAGGGGCAGCCATCACTCAAGGAGCAACTATCACTCAAGGAGCAGCCATCACTCAAGGAACAGCTATCACTCAAGGTGCAACCATCACTCAAGGAGCAACCACCACTCAAGGAGCAGCCATCACTCAAGGAGCAACCATCACTCAAGGAGCAGCCACCACTCAAGGAGCAGCCATCACTCAAGGAGCAGCCACCACTCAAGGAGCAGCCACCACTCAAGGAGCAGCCATCACTCAAGGAGCAGCCATCACTCAAGGAGCAACCACCACTCAAGGAGCAGCCATCACTCAAGGAGCAGCCACCACTCAAGGAGCAACCACCACTCAAGGAGCAGCCATCACTCAAGGAGCAACCATCACTCAAGGAGCAGCTATCACTCAAGGAGCAACCATCACTCAAGGAGCAGCCATCACTCAAGGAGCAGCCACCACTCAAGGA GAGCAGCCATCACTCAAGGAGCAGTCATCACTCAAGGGGCAGCCATCACTCAAGGAGCAGCCATCACTCAAGGGGCACCCATCACTCAAGGAGCAGTCATCACTCAACGAGCAGTCATCAGTCAAGGGGCAGCCATCACTCAAGGAGCAACCATCACTCAAGGGGCAGCCATCACTCAAGGAGCAACTATCACTCAAGGAGCAGCCATCACTCAAGGAACAGCTATCACTCAAGGTACAACCATCACTCAAGGAGCAACCACCACTCAAGGAGCAGCCATCACTCAAGGAGCAACCATCACTCAAGGAGCAGCCACCACTCAAGGAGCAGCCATCACTCAAGGAGCAGCCACCACTCAAGGAGCAGCCACCACTCAAGGAGCAGCCATCACTCAAGGAGCAGCCATCACTCAAGGAGCAACCACCACTCAAGGAGCAGCCATCACTCAAGGAGCAGCCACCACTCAAGGAGCAACCACCACTCAAGGAGCAGCCATCACTCAAGGAGCAACCATCACTCAAGGAGCAGCCACCACTCAAGGAGCAGCCATCACTCAAGGAGCAACCATCACTCAAGGAGCAGCCACTACTCAAGGAGCAGCCATCACTCAAGGAGCAACCATCACTCAAGGAGCAGCCACCACTCAAGGAGCAACCACCACTCAAGGAGCAGCCATCACTCAAGGAGCAACCATCACTCAAGGAGCAGCCACCACTCAAGGAGCAGCCACCACTCAAGGAGCAACCACCACTCAAGGAGCAGCCATCACTCAAGGAGCAGCCACCACTCAAGGAGCAGCCATCACTCAAGGAGCAACCATCACTCAAGGAGCAGCCACCACTCAAGGAGCAGCCATCACTCAAG TGTTTTCATTGGACACTTTCTGCGCCGTGGagcgacctgctgcatgggtaacagcttctcccccccgtatcaacctacccaggctttgcaccctggagaggccactccagaccaagaactagagcccaactccatagtctcctga